The Hymenobacter oligotrophus genome has a window encoding:
- the msrB gene encoding peptide-methionine (R)-S-oxide reductase MsrB → MHIRSAVLLLLAAGWFSGAQAQTKPAGAKPPKPAAARPAAPRNPYYSRTDTTRLRLSDAQWQKVLTPEVYRVARGKGTERAFTGKYWNATGRGTYYCAPCGNALFRSDAKFASDCGWPSFFEPLRAKSVRYLPDNTYGMERIEVVCGRCDSHLGHIFDDGPAPTYKRFCMNSIVLDFVPSGVASFGLR, encoded by the coding sequence ATGCACATTCGTTCGGCTGTATTGCTGCTGCTAGCGGCGGGTTGGTTTTCGGGGGCGCAAGCCCAAACCAAGCCGGCAGGCGCCAAGCCACCAAAGCCCGCGGCGGCCAGGCCGGCCGCGCCGCGCAACCCCTACTACTCGCGCACCGATACCACCCGCTTGCGCCTCTCCGACGCACAATGGCAAAAGGTACTTACGCCGGAGGTGTACCGCGTGGCCCGCGGCAAAGGCACGGAGCGCGCGTTTACGGGCAAATACTGGAACGCCACCGGCCGCGGTACTTACTATTGCGCACCCTGCGGCAACGCCCTGTTTCGCTCCGATGCCAAATTTGCCAGCGACTGTGGCTGGCCCAGCTTTTTTGAGCCCCTGCGTGCCAAATCGGTGAGGTACTTGCCCGACAACACGTACGGCATGGAGCGCATCGAGGTGGTGTGCGGCCGTTGCGATTCGCACCTCGGCCACATTTTCGACGACGGGCCCGCGCCCACCTACAAGCGCTTTTGCATGAACTCCATCGTGCTCGACTTTGTGCCGAGTGGCGTGGCCAGCTTTGGCCTGCGCTAA
- a CDS encoding DUF2721 domain-containing protein, with protein MDISLTTPALLFPALSLLLLAFTNRFLALANLVRTLKAQYAETHNEHYMRQIRNLRRRLGLVRNMQAVGIASMFGCVLCMFLLYAGFANLGKLVFGASLLMLLVSLGLSLWEIQISVDALNIELNDLQQNEQRRQAHEANRR; from the coding sequence ATGGATATTTCGCTTACCACCCCGGCCTTGTTGTTTCCGGCGTTGTCGTTGCTGTTGTTGGCGTTTACCAACCGCTTTCTGGCCTTGGCCAACCTAGTGCGCACGCTTAAGGCGCAGTACGCCGAAACCCACAACGAACATTACATGCGGCAAATCCGGAACCTGCGGCGGCGCCTGGGGCTAGTGCGCAACATGCAGGCCGTAGGTATTGCCAGCATGTTTGGCTGCGTACTGTGTATGTTTTTGCTGTACGCCGGTTTCGCCAACCTAGGCAAGCTCGTGTTCGGGGCCAGTTTGCTGATGTTGCTGGTATCGTTGGGGTTGTCGCTGTGGGAAATTCAGATTTCCGTAGACGCCCTCAACATCGAGCTGAACGACTTGCAACAAAACGAACAACGGCGGCAGGCCCACGAGGCCAACCGCCGTTGA
- a CDS encoding M14 family metallopeptidase, which produces MTLPFTRVLRAGLLALSVATAAPSVAQQALQSPEQFLGYKLGSRFTYHADVLRYAEYLAQQHADRMRIVPYGRTYEGRPLEVVQIASARNLQRLDDIRRSNLRRAGLESGTPSLDQPAIVWLSYNVHGNEAVSSEAVLQVLYDFSNPQNKEAQALLERVVLLIDPCVNPDGRERYAQWYGRVAGAPANASPLSWEHREPWPGGRFNHYMFDLNRDWAWQTQRESQQRIALYNQWLPQVHADFHEMSAEAPYYFSPAAKPFHEDITPYQRKFQNVIGDYNRQVFDKNGWLYFSRETYDLFAPSYGDTWPSFNGAIGMTYEQGGSGRAGVRYIKSDGDTLTLADRIAHHHAASWATIRAAADHQQEMLKEFDKYYQDARQRPRGRYKSYVVSGSPERMAPLVDYLQRQQIQFGYLGERRKTQAYNYSSGKREGVTLQPTDVVISMYQPKSTLVKVLFEPQAALEDSLTYDITAWALPYAYGLQGYALTTNLKAGGKAPAAASKPNATLPAADGTTYAYIARWNSLRDARLLSALLQRQVRVRVAYQPFEAGGQKFQAGTLLINRGNNQNLGNRFDAVVRSLADSVGAELTAVKTGFATEGSDLGSGNVHGVARPNVALLAGPGTDATAFGEVWHFFEQQLGYPVSVIGTDYFASVPLNKFDVLVLPDGNYADVLNERQLENLKTWVRSGGRLVAMEGAMGYLAGKKDFALKTKSADSSQTNSKKGAAPADPYRQLRRYGTAEREALQEQVQGSVYRVELDNTHPLAFGYPSSYFALVRSPLNYQFLGEGSWNVGVLKKGQAASGFTGSQVRAKLNDTVVLGVQDLGRGQVVYLGDNPLFRGFWQAGKLLFTNAIFMVGQ; this is translated from the coding sequence ATGACACTACCGTTTACCCGCGTGTTGCGCGCCGGGCTACTGGCCCTGAGTGTGGCAACGGCCGCCCCCAGCGTGGCGCAGCAGGCGCTGCAGTCGCCCGAGCAGTTTTTGGGGTACAAGCTGGGCAGCCGCTTTACCTACCACGCCGATGTGCTGCGCTACGCCGAGTACCTGGCGCAGCAGCACGCCGACCGCATGCGCATCGTGCCCTACGGCCGCACCTACGAAGGCCGCCCGCTCGAGGTGGTGCAAATAGCCTCCGCGCGCAACCTGCAACGCCTCGACGACATCCGGCGCAGCAACTTGCGCCGCGCCGGCCTCGAAAGCGGCACGCCCAGCCTCGATCAGCCGGCCATTGTGTGGCTGAGCTACAACGTGCACGGCAACGAGGCCGTGTCGAGCGAGGCCGTGCTGCAGGTGCTCTACGACTTCAGCAACCCGCAAAACAAAGAGGCGCAAGCCCTGCTCGAGCGGGTGGTGCTGCTGATTGACCCCTGCGTGAACCCCGACGGGCGCGAGCGGTACGCGCAGTGGTACGGCCGCGTGGCCGGGGCGCCCGCCAATGCCTCGCCGCTTAGCTGGGAGCACCGCGAGCCGTGGCCCGGCGGCCGCTTCAACCACTACATGTTCGATCTGAACCGCGACTGGGCCTGGCAAACCCAGCGCGAAAGCCAGCAGCGCATTGCCTTGTACAACCAGTGGCTGCCGCAGGTACACGCCGATTTTCACGAGATGAGTGCCGAAGCGCCGTATTACTTCTCGCCGGCGGCTAAGCCTTTCCACGAAGACATTACGCCTTACCAGCGCAAGTTTCAGAACGTCATCGGCGACTACAACCGGCAAGTGTTCGATAAGAACGGCTGGCTTTATTTCAGCCGCGAAACTTACGACTTGTTTGCGCCCAGCTACGGCGACACCTGGCCCTCGTTTAACGGCGCCATCGGCATGACGTACGAGCAGGGCGGCAGCGGCCGCGCCGGCGTGCGCTACATCAAGAGCGACGGCGACACGCTGACCTTGGCCGACCGCATTGCCCACCACCACGCCGCCAGCTGGGCCACCATCAGGGCCGCCGCCGACCACCAGCAGGAGATGCTAAAGGAGTTCGACAAGTACTACCAGGATGCCCGCCAGCGGCCCCGCGGCCGCTACAAGAGCTACGTGGTAAGCGGCTCGCCCGAGCGCATGGCGCCGCTCGTCGATTACCTGCAGCGCCAGCAAATTCAGTTTGGCTACCTAGGCGAGCGGCGCAAAACCCAGGCCTACAACTACAGCAGCGGCAAGCGCGAAGGCGTAACGCTGCAGCCTACCGATGTGGTCATTAGCATGTACCAGCCCAAATCGACGCTGGTAAAAGTGCTGTTTGAGCCGCAGGCGGCCTTGGAAGACTCGCTGACCTACGACATCACGGCTTGGGCCTTGCCCTACGCCTACGGGTTGCAGGGCTACGCGCTTACCACTAACCTGAAGGCCGGGGGCAAGGCACCTGCTGCGGCAAGCAAGCCCAACGCTACGCTGCCCGCCGCCGATGGCACCACCTACGCCTACATTGCCCGCTGGAACTCGCTGCGCGATGCGCGCCTGCTCTCGGCTTTGCTGCAACGCCAGGTGCGCGTACGCGTGGCCTACCAGCCCTTCGAGGCCGGTGGGCAGAAATTTCAGGCCGGTACGCTGCTGATCAACCGCGGCAACAACCAAAACCTGGGCAACCGCTTCGATGCTGTGGTGCGCAGCCTGGCCGATTCGGTGGGGGCTGAGCTAACGGCCGTGAAAACCGGCTTTGCCACCGAAGGCAGCGACCTGGGCTCGGGCAACGTGCACGGCGTGGCCCGGCCCAACGTAGCCCTGCTGGCCGGCCCCGGCACCGATGCCACCGCTTTCGGCGAGGTGTGGCACTTCTTCGAGCAGCAACTGGGTTACCCCGTGTCGGTTATTGGCACCGATTACTTTGCCTCGGTGCCGCTGAACAAGTTTGATGTGCTGGTGCTGCCCGATGGCAACTACGCCGATGTGCTAAATGAGCGGCAGCTCGAAAATCTGAAAACTTGGGTGCGCAGCGGCGGACGTCTGGTAGCCATGGAAGGCGCCATGGGTTACTTGGCCGGCAAAAAAGATTTTGCGCTGAAAACCAAATCGGCCGACTCAAGCCAAACCAACTCCAAGAAAGGCGCTGCCCCCGCCGACCCTTACCGGCAGCTGCGCCGCTACGGCACCGCCGAGCGCGAGGCCTTGCAGGAGCAAGTGCAAGGCAGCGTGTACCGCGTGGAGCTCGACAATACGCACCCGCTGGCCTTTGGCTACCCCAGCAGCTACTTTGCCTTGGTGCGTAGCCCGCTCAACTACCAGTTTTTAGGCGAAGGCAGCTGGAACGTAGGCGTGCTGAAAAAAGGCCAGGCCGCCTCGGGCTTCACGGGCAGCCAGGTGCGCGCCAAACTCAACGACACCGTAGTGCTGGGCGTGCAGGACCTCGGCCGCGGCCAAGTGGTGTACCTCGGCGACAACCCGCTGTTCCGGGGTTTTTGGCAAGCCGGCAAATTGCTGTTCACGAATGCCATTTTTATGGTGGGCCAGTAG